Proteins found in one Heptranchias perlo isolate sHepPer1 chromosome 23, sHepPer1.hap1, whole genome shotgun sequence genomic segment:
- the LOC137341070 gene encoding myeloid-associated differentiation marker-like protein 2 translates to MESPGGPYLNTSALLSPLGLVRSLQTVFGCITLSLVAHDGGFGAAYGHFCMFVWCFCFALSVLVVSFEFTRLHSCLSISWSNFTISFAMLAALMYLTATLVYPIYFVDLDCQDCQSRDFRISATACSAVAGTAYAVEVHLTRARPGHIGGYMATTSGLLKVVQAYVACIVFGALLNDSQYDRYIATQWCVGVYSVCFILTAAVIALNVSGRTGMLRCPFDRSVVLYTFFATLLYLSAAVIWPVFCFDNKYGSMERPRSCSRGNCPWDSQLIIAIFTYVNLILYIVDLIYSQRIRFVAQP, encoded by the coding sequence ATGGAGAGTCCAGGAGGTCCTTATCTCAACACCTCGGCTCTGCTCTCGCCCCTGGGGCTGGTCCGCTCCCTGCAGACGGTCTTCGGATGCATCACCTTGAGCCTGGTGGCCCACGATGGCGGCTTCGGGGCCGCCTACGGCCACTTTTGCATGTTCGTCTGGTGCTTCTGCTTCGCCCTGAGCGTCCTGGTCGTCTCCTTCGAGTTCACCCGGCTGCACAGCTGCCTGAGCATCTCCTGGAGCAACTTCACCATCTCCTTCGCCATGCTGGCCGCCCTGATGTACCTGACCGCCACCCTCGTCTACCCCATCTACTTCGTGGACCTGGACTGCCAGGACTGCCAGTCCAGGGACTTCAGGATCTCGGCCACCGCCTGCTCGGCTGTGGCCGGCACCGCCTACGCGGTGGAGGTCCACCTCACCCGGGCCAGACCCGGCCACATCGGCGGCTACATGGCCACCACATCTGGGCTGCTCAAGGTGGTCCAGGCTTACGTGGCTTGCATCGTGTTCGGTGCCTTGCTCAACGACAGCCAGTACGATCGTTACATCGCGACCCAGTGGTGCGTGGGGGTCTACTCGGTCTGCTTCATCCTCACGGCCGCGGTCATCGCCCTCAACGTCTCGGGTCGGACCGGGATGCTGAGGTGTCCCTTCGACAGGTCCGTGGTCCTCTACACTTTCTTTGCCACCTTGCTGTACCTGAGCGCCGCGGTCATTTGGCCCGTCTTCTGCTTCGACAACAAGTACGGTTCGATGGAGAGGCCGAGGAGCTGCTCCAGGGGGAACTGCCCCTGGGACAGCCAGCTGATCATTGCCATCTTCACTTATGTCAACCTCATCCTCTACATTGTCGATCTGATCTACTCCCAGAGAATCCGTTTCGTGGCACAGCCTTGA